The proteins below come from a single Papaver somniferum cultivar HN1 chromosome 11, ASM357369v1, whole genome shotgun sequence genomic window:
- the LOC113323069 gene encoding clustered mitochondria protein-like, producing the protein MAGKSNKSRNKKASQPQGSQNSTNTVVEPVASTDVPKNDVSTDDVPLNDDSSAVESTSVVVNGVSSNEDSSNSNPEAVEVQSENATNQSKQAEGEIHLYPVSVKAQSGEKLELQLNPGDSVMDLRQFLLDAPETCYITCYDLVLHTKAGSAHHLEDYNEISEVADITTGGCSLEMVPALYDDRSIRAHVHRARELLSLSIHHASLSTSLALQHEMLQNKPAESESVKAEAPQLDGLGFMEDVTGSLSNLVSSSSKEIKCVESVVFSSFNPPPSHRRLVGDLIYIDVVTVEGNKYCITGTTNSFYVNSSTGNSLDPRMCKPASEATTLIGLLQKISPKFKKAFREILERKASAHPFENVQSLLEPNSWLGAYPVPEHRRDAARAEDAFTLSYGSELVGMLRDWNEEVQSCREFPHTSPQERILRDRALYKVTSDFVNAAISGAVGVISRCIPPINPTDPECFHMYVHNNIFFSFAVDADLGQLSKSSSVKLKSVNMCSLSDSSEKACCNHGGCSDSHVEKTNGSNLEEDGCTDSQLADSEQATYASANNDLKGTKGYQEADVPGLYNLAMAIIDYRGHRVVAQSIIPGILQGDKSDSLLYGSVDNGKKICWNETFHSKVLEAAKRLHLKEHTVLDASGNAVKLAAPVECKGIVGSDDRHYLLDLMRVTPRDSNYTGPGTRFCVLRPELVAAFCQAEAAERSQVSSVPDGEVPVTDAVSRINDSKEGVEAVDTHSNSEVKTEEAEDKAAQEIKIEKAENGVISEEILLNPNVLTEFKLAGSEEELAADEENVRKAGSYLKDVVLPKFVQDLCTLEVSPMDGQTLTEALHAHGINVRYIGKVANMTKHLPHIWDLCAIEIVVRSAKHVLKDLLRDSQDHDIGPAVSHFFNCFFGNGHPEGSKSQKKDQASGKSSKGQTKLKAGASEKKNQSSYAHITHEALWSDICEFAKFKYQFELPEDARQRVKKVSAIRNLCQKVGITIATRKYDLEASAPFQTSDILNLQPVIKHSIPICSEARDLVETGKVRLAEGMLNEAYTLFSEAFSILQQVTGPMHREVANCCRYLAMVLYHAGDMAGAISQQHKELIINERCLGLDHPDTAHSYGNMALFYHGLNQTELALRHMSRTLLLLSLSCGPDHPDVAATYINVAMMYQDIGNMNTALRYLQEALKKNERLLGEEHIQTAVCYHALAIAFNCMGAFKLSLQHETKTYDILVKQLGEEDSRTRDSRNWIETFRMRELQLNAQKQKGQAVNATSAQKAIDILKAHPDLIQAFQAATAGGSGNLNASNNKSLNAVIMGETVPRGRGGDERAARAAAEARKKAAARGLLVRPHGVPVQALPPLTQLLNIINSGMTPEGEAEESKKEPTNGDATTNGREVKENGSSLVQEPQAPVGLSGSTVDPKKQKVKTKAVS; encoded by the exons ATGGCAGGGAAGTCAAACAAATCGAGAAATAAAAAAGCGTCACAGCCACAGGGGTCACAGAATTCTACAAACACTGTAGTAGAGCCCGTTGCATCTACTGATGTTCCCAAGAACGATGTATCTACTGATGATGTTCCCTTGAATGATGATTCAAGTGCTGTGGAGTCTACTAGTGTTGTTGTTAACGGAGTTTCTTCTAATGAAGATTCAAGCAATAGCAATCCCGAGGCAGTGGAGGTTCAATCAGAAAATGCAACAAATCAATCAAAGCAAGCCGAAG GTGAGATCCATCTCTATCCCGTCTCTGTCAAAGCTCAGTCAGGGGAGAAGTTGGAGTTACAA TTAAATCCAGGAGATTCTGTGATGGATCTGAGACAGTTCCTTCTTGATGCTCCTGAGACGTGTTACATTACATGCTATGATTTAGTACTGCACACTAAGGCTGGCTCTGCTCATCATCTAGAGGATTACAATGAAATTTCTGAAGTCGCCGATATCACAACTGGTGGTTGCTCCTTGGAGATGGTTCCTG CACTCTATGATGATAGATCCATAAGGGCTCACGTTCATCGTGCTAGAGAATTGCTTTCTCTGTCTATTCATCATGCCTCTTTATCAACTTCACTTGCCCTGCAGCATGAGATGTTGCAAAACAAACCCGCAG aatcagaatcagtaaaaGCTGAAGCCCCGCAGCTTGATGGTTTGGGATTTATGGAGGATGTTACTGGCTCATTAAgtaatttggtttcttcttcatcCAAGGAAATCAAATGTGTTGAAAGTGTTGTTTTCTCTTCATTCAATCCTCCTCCAAGTCACAGGAG GCTTGTGGGAGATTTGATTTATATCGATGTTGTTACCGTGGAAGGCAATAAATACTGTATTACGGGAACCACAAACTCGTTTTATGTGAACTCAAGCACAGGAAACTCCCTTGATCCAAGGATGTGTAAACCTGCTTCTGAAGCGACAACACTAATTGGTCTCTTACAAAAGATTAGTCCCAAATTTAAGAAAG CTTTCCGTGAAATATTGGAGCGGAAGGCCTCTGCACACCCTTTTGAGAACGTGCAGTCCCTGCTAGAACCGAACTCATGGCTTGGCGCATATCCTGTTCCTG AGCATAGACGGGATGCAGCTAGAGCGGAGGATGCTTTTACTCTATCGTACGGCAGTGAGCTAGTTGGCATGCTTAGAGACTGGAATGAGGAAGTTCAGTCGTGTCGCGAGTTTCCCCACACTTCACCTCAAGAAAG GATCCTGCGTGATAGGGCTCTCTATAAGGTGACTTCTGATTTCGTCAACGCTGCAATTAGTGGTGCTGTTGGAGTTATCAGCAGATGTATACCTCCCATTAATCCAACTGATCCAGAGTGTTTTCACAT GTACGTTCACAACAACATATTCTTCAGTTTTGCTGTTGATGCTGACCTCGGTCAGCTATCTAAAAGTTCGAGTGTTAAGTTAAAATCAGTGAACATGTGCTCTTTGTCTGATTCATCCGAGAAGGCTTGTTGCAATCATGGAGGCTGCAGTGATTCACATGTAGAGAAAACTAACGGCTCCAATTTGGAGGAAGATGGGTGCACTGACTCACAGTTGGCTGACAGTGAACAGGCCACTTATGCTTCTGCCAACAATGACCTAAAGGGTACTAAAGGATATCAGGAAGCTGATGTTCCCGGACTTTATAATCTTGCCATGGCCATAATTGATTACAGGGGTCACAGAGTAGTGGCACAG AGTATTATTCCTGGCATCCTTCAAGGAGACAAATCAGACTCACTTTTGTATGGTTCAGTTGACAATGGCAAGAAAATCTgttggaatgaaacatttcactCCAAG GTGCTAGAAGCTGCAAAGCGTCTTCATTTGAAGGAACATACTGTTCTTGACGCATCTGGTAATGCTGTCAAACTTGCTGCACCTGTGGAGTGCAAGGGTATTGTCGGTTCTGATGACAG ACATTATCTTCTGGACTTGATGAGAGTTACTCCTCGAGATTCGAATTATACAGGACCGGGGACTAGATTTTGTGTTTTGAGGCCTGAACTTGTTGCTGCCTTTTGTCAG GCTGAAGCTGCAGAGAGGTCACAAGTTAGTTCCGTACCTGATGGAGAGGTACCTGTCACTGATGCTGTCAGTCGAATTAATGATTCCAAAGAGGGTGTTGAGGCAGTTGACACACATTCCAATAGTGAG GTTAAAACCGAGGAGGCCGAGGACAAAGCTGCACAAGAAATTAAGATAGAAAAAGCTGAAAATGGTGTCATTTCTGAGGAGATACTGTTGAACCCCAATGTCCTTACAGAATTTAAATTGGCAGGGAGTGAAGAA GAGTTGGCTGCAGATGAGGAAAATGTGAGAAAAGCTGGCTCATATCTTAAAGATGTTGTTCTCCCCAAGTTTGTGCAAGATCTTTGCACGCTTGAAGTTTCTCCTATGGATGGCCAGACTCTAACTGAAGCACTCCATGCTCATGGAATCAACGTTCGTTATATTGGAAAA GTAGCTAATATGACAAAGCATTTACCTCATATATGGGATCTCTGTGCTATTGAGATTGTTGTTAGATCTGCCAAACACGTTCTCAAG GATCTTTTGAGAGACTCACAGGACCATGACATAGGGCCAGCAGTTTCTCATTTCTTCAACTGTTTCTTTGGAAATGGTCATCCCGAGGGCTCGAAATCCCAAAAGAAG GATCAAGCTTCTGGTAAGTCTTCCAAAGGCCAAACAAAGTTGAAAGCTGGAGCTTCTGAAAAAAAGAATCAGTCTTCATATGCACACATAACTCATGAAGCCTTATGGTCTGATATTTGCGAATTCGCAAAGTTCAAATATCAG TTTGAATTGCCCGAGGACGCAAGACAACGGGTGAAAAAAGTCTCAGCTATTCGTAATCTGTGCCAAAAG GTTGGCATAACAATTGCCACACGCAAGTATGATCTTGAAGCTTCAGCACCCTTTCAAACGTCGGATATCTTGAATCTCCAACCTGTAATTAAGCATTCAATTCCGATATGCTCAGAAGCTAGGGATCTTGTGGAAACAGGCAAGGTCCGATTGGCTGAG GGAATGCTTAATGAAGCCTACACGTTGTTTTCTGAAGCGTTTTCTATTCTACAGCAA GTTACTGGTCCCATGCATCGTGAGGTTGCCAATTGCTGCAG GTACCTGGCGATGGTTTTATATCATGCTGGAGACATGGCAGGAGCTATTTCTCAGCAGCACAAAGAGCTGATCATAAATGAGCGTTGCCTCGGTTTGGACCACCCTGATACTGCTCACAG CTATGGAAATATGGCTCTTTTTTACCATGGACTTAATCAAACAGAGCTCGCTTTGCGACACATGTCTCGAACATTGCTCTTGCTGAGTTTGTCGTGTGGGCCAGATCATCCTGACGTGGCTGCAACATACATAAACGTTGCAATGATGTACCAGGATATAGGCAACATGAATACAGCTCTTCGCTATTTGCAGGAAGCCCTTAAAAAGAACGAGCGACTTCTTGGCGAGGAGCATATTCAGACTGCTGTATGTTATCATGCTTTAGCTATTGCATTCAACTGTATGGGTGCATTCAAACTCTCTCTCCAG CATGAAACAAAAACTTACGACATACTTGTCAAGCAACTTGGGGAAGAAGATTCTAGGACGCGTGATTCTCGGAACTGGATAGAGACATTTAGAATGCGTGAGCTTCAG CTGAATGCACAAAAGCAAAAGGGACAAGCAGTAAATGCTACTTCCGCTCAGAAGGCCATTGATATCTTAAAG GCTCATCCTGACTTGATACAAGCTTTCCAAGCTGCCACAGCAGGAGGTTCGGGGAATCTGAATGCATCCAACAATAAATCCCTTAATGCAGTGATAATGGGAGAAACAGTTCCTCGGGGTAGGGGTGGCGATGAACGTGCTGCTCGTGCAGCGGCAGAGGCTAGGAAAAAAGCAGCCGCAAGAGGCCTACTTGTACGTCCACATGGTGTTCCAGTCCAAGCTTTACCCCCGCTCACACAACTACTTAATATCATCAACTCTGGAATGACTCCAGAAGGTGAAGCAGAAGAATCCAAGAAAGAGCCTACTAATGGAGACGCTACTACAAATGGTCGTGAAGTCAAAGAGAACGGATCTTCATTGGTCCAAGAACCTCAGGCCCCTGTTGGATTGTCTGGATCTACAGTGGATCCGAAGAAGcaaaaagtgaaaacaaaagCGGTATCCTAA